The sequence CCGGTAAAGATGCACGCCTGATCCGCGCTCGCAAACTGCACGTCACCCGCCAAGATGCCGACATGCAGCAGCCGGAAATTCTCGATATTGGCCAGGTCGGCGAAGTTGCCAGCGTCAATACGGATCTGCTGGATATGCTGGTGCAAGGTGATTTTATTCCCGTGATCGCACCGATCGGGGTTGGCCCCAACGGCGAATCTTACAATATCAACGCCGACTTAGTAGCGGGTAAAGTCGCTGAGGCACTGCATGCAGAAAAGCTCATATTGTTGACTAATATTGCTGGCCTGATGGACAAAGAAGGCAATATCTTAACAGGGTTGAATACCGCGCAGGTCGATGAACTGATCGCAGACGGCACCATTTACGGCGGCATGCTGCCAAAAATTCGCTGTGCTTTAGATGCGGTACAAGGTGGGGTCAACAGCGCGCACATCATTGATGGTCGTGTACCTAACGCGGTACTGCTGGAGATATTTACTGATCATGGTGTAGGTACGTTGATTACCAACAACTGATGCGCTAGGTCTCACCCAGCACAGGCAGCTGCAACTCAAACGCCCACTTACTATTAAGCGGGCGTTTTCATTTATTCAGCGCTGGCGCTGATCATCGCGTTGTACTCATCAGTAAAGAAAAATTTCTCTTCACCAAAGGCCGGCACTAAGTCGTCAAACCAAGTCGCTGTTTCATCATATTTAGCAAAGAACGTTTTTTGTACCCAATCAGGATTACGACCCTGAATAAAGCGCAGCACAAAAACTTTTTCACCATTGAATTCCATAATACTTTGGATCTCAACTTTACCCGGACCGGCACTCATCGATGGTCCGCGAGCGGTACGTCCTAAGCCAGATACGCCCTGCATGGCTTCGCGGTAAATCTCATAAGCACGTACCAACGGCACTTCAAAATAACGTTTTGAACCCGTGTCACGTTCAACAAACATATAGTATGGAATCAGGCCTAGACGTACTTGCGTGCGCCACATGCGTACCCAAACGTCGGCATCATCATTGATATGACGCACTAAAGGTGCCTGCGTGCGAATCACCGCACCAGTGGCACGAATACGGCGAATCGCTTCACGCACAATAGGGGTTTCCATCTCACGCCAGTGGTTGAAATGCGCCATTATCGCAACATGCTTACCCGCCTTCACCAGCTTAGCAAACAGCTTAAGCAAGCCTGCGGCATCATCATCAGTGACAAAACGTTGCGGCCAGAACGTTAGTGCCTTGGTACCAATGCGTACCGTTTGCAAGTGCTCAAGCTCAGGCTGCAACAGCGGCTCAAGATAGCTTTCCATGTGGCGCGTTTTCATCACCATAGGATCACCACCGGTAATTAACAGGTCAGTGATGCTGGTATTTTGGGCTAAGTAGCGGTGCAATGACTCGGCTTCATTACTGGCAAAACGCAGCTCTTTATTGCCGACAAACTGTGCCCAACGGAAGCAAAACGTACAATAGCTGTGGCACACTTGGCCTTGGCTAGGGAAAAACAGTACCGTCTCACGGTACTTATGCTGAACACCATCCAAAACCTGTCCATCAAGCATCGGCACGTTCATTTCTTGCTGACCAGCTGGGTGCGGATTCAAACGCGCTTGAATCTCACGAGCAAGTTTGGTGATTTCAGCGCGGGGTAATTCGTCACGCAATGCTTGTGCCATCACATCATAATCACTGGGCTCAAGCATCTCACGCTGCGGGAAGGTCAGCTGAAAAATTGGATCATTAGGAATGTCGTCCCAATCAATCAGCTCATCAATCACATACTGGTTGACACGGAACGGCAACACACTGGCCACCACACGCATTTCGAAGCGCTGTTCTTCTGATAATTTTTGCAGCGGTTCAATTTTATCAAACTGACGGTCGGTATAAACTTGAAACCGCGTATTTTCAGTAAAGCCTTCATCACTTAGAGGCTTTATTTTTATTAATTGATTCATGGCTACTCTCCACTCTACGCAGGATCAGCTCAACTGAAAGCCTTACGGCTTACTCTGAACCCGCTTGTTGGGGCATCCCCTAAGGGAAGAAAGATAGCTACATATAAGTAGCAAAAAGCTACGATTAAGTACGTTAAAACGTGACCTAACCGCCATATGGGGTAGGAGGAAAACCTCCCAATATGTCGGAATTTATCCGAAAAGGGATGACCGTGTTGCTAAAAGAGGACATAGACTACGGTACTTTTGCCTGTCTCTCAATTATTAAATTTGACTCACCTCGTCCCCAGCAGTTCAATTAAACGCATTTTATCACGTTCGAATGCATGCTCAACATCTTGTTTACTTTGTAAATAGCGCGAAATTTGTTGCTGTAAGCGCTGCTGATCAATGGTGGCGTTTTTAATCTGCTCAACTAAAGCTTCTGAAACAACGCGCCCAGCACGCTCTTGACTAGCGGCCTGG comes from Pseudomonas sp. C27(2019) and encodes:
- the argB gene encoding acetylglutamate kinase, which produces MISNRADAAHVAEVLSEALPYIRRFVGKTLVIKYGGNAMESEKLKTGFARDIVLMKAVGINPIVVHGGGPQIADLLKRLNIESRFVEGMRVTDGQTMDIVEMVLGGQVNKDIVNLINSHGGSAIGLTGKDARLIRARKLHVTRQDADMQQPEILDIGQVGEVASVNTDLLDMLVQGDFIPVIAPIGVGPNGESYNINADLVAGKVAEALHAEKLILLTNIAGLMDKEGNILTGLNTAQVDELIADGTIYGGMLPKIRCALDAVQGGVNSAHIIDGRVPNAVLLEIFTDHGVGTLITNN
- a CDS encoding KamA family radical SAM protein yields the protein MNQLIKIKPLSDEGFTENTRFQVYTDRQFDKIEPLQKLSEEQRFEMRVVASVLPFRVNQYVIDELIDWDDIPNDPIFQLTFPQREMLEPSDYDVMAQALRDELPRAEITKLAREIQARLNPHPAGQQEMNVPMLDGQVLDGVQHKYRETVLFFPSQGQVCHSYCTFCFRWAQFVGNKELRFASNEAESLHRYLAQNTSITDLLITGGDPMVMKTRHMESYLEPLLQPELEHLQTVRIGTKALTFWPQRFVTDDDAAGLLKLFAKLVKAGKHVAIMAHFNHWREMETPIVREAIRRIRATGAVIRTQAPLVRHINDDADVWVRMWRTQVRLGLIPYYMFVERDTGSKRYFEVPLVRAYEIYREAMQGVSGLGRTARGPSMSAGPGKVEIQSIMEFNGEKVFVLRFIQGRNPDWVQKTFFAKYDETATWFDDLVPAFGEEKFFFTDEYNAMISASAE